Proteins encoded in a region of the Kiritimatiellia bacterium genome:
- a CDS encoding ABC transporter ATP-binding protein, translated as MKSDKILKEPIVKAEGLAKTFRDFWHRPVVRAVNGVSFEVHPGEIFGFLGPNGSGKSTTLRMILGLLKPTAGKLLVFGLPPKNVNAKKKIGYLPEESCLYPFLTARETLMFYGSLFNLAPDVLNDRVGQLIEMSGLQHAARRRTGEFSKGMLRRLGLAQALINDPDLIILDEPTSGLDPLGCRQVKDLILTLARRGKTILISSHLLADMESVCRRVAIMSNGHIIVQGNLNELLENSAVCRFHLPAADKAQINAILAFMRAQAGAEAQVDHPRKTLEQFFLETVENARSGAMIPSGVAYVKEIAPFLAGKSRENENGICEK; from the coding sequence ATGAAATCCGACAAAATTCTTAAGGAACCGATCGTAAAAGCGGAGGGTTTGGCGAAAACCTTCCGCGATTTCTGGCACAGACCCGTCGTGCGCGCGGTTAACGGCGTCAGTTTTGAAGTTCATCCCGGAGAAATATTCGGCTTCCTGGGGCCAAACGGTTCCGGCAAAAGCACCACTTTGCGCATGATTCTGGGCCTGTTAAAGCCCACCGCCGGAAAACTGCTGGTGTTCGGCCTGCCCCCGAAAAACGTCAATGCCAAGAAAAAAATCGGATATCTCCCGGAAGAATCCTGCCTGTATCCTTTTCTCACGGCCCGGGAAACGTTGATGTTTTACGGCAGCCTCTTTAATCTCGCGCCGGACGTCCTCAATGACCGGGTTGGACAACTCATTGAAATGAGCGGCCTTCAGCACGCCGCCCGGCGCCGAACCGGCGAATTTTCAAAAGGGATGCTGCGCCGCCTCGGTCTGGCCCAGGCGCTGATTAACGACCCGGACCTCATCATCCTGGATGAACCGACATCCGGCCTGGACCCGCTCGGCTGCCGCCAGGTAAAGGATTTGATCCTGACCCTGGCCCGGCGCGGTAAAACCATTCTGATTTCCTCCCATCTCCTGGCCGATATGGAAAGCGTCTGCCGGCGGGTCGCGATCATGAGCAACGGCCATATCATCGTGCAGGGCAATTTAAACGAACTGCTGGAAAACTCCGCTGTCTGCCGTTTCCACCTGCCGGCCGCGGACAAAGCGCAAATTAACGCCATTCTTGCCTTCATGCGGGCGCAGGCGGGGGCTGAAGCCCAAGTGGACCACCCCCGGAAAACACTTGAACAGTTCTTTCTGGAAACCGTTGAAAACGCGCGGTCCGGCGCGATGATCCCAAGCGGCGTGGCTTATGTCAAGGAGATCGCGCCTTTCCTGGCAGGCAAAAGCCGCGAAAACGAAAACGGGATATGCGAAAAATAA
- a CDS encoding dUTP diphosphatase, translating to VEVVDMFHFLISLAQVLDMSAEDIFKAYRQKHQVNIDRQNSGYTAKNEDDSRHI from the coding sequence GTGGAAGTGGTGGATATGTTTCACTTCCTGATTTCGCTGGCGCAGGTGCTTGACATGTCGGCCGAAGATATATTTAAAGCCTACCGGCAGAAACACCAGGTGAACATTGACCGGCAGAATTCAGGCTATACCGCCAAAAACGAGGACGACAGCCGCCATATCTGA